A portion of the Streptomyces coeruleoprunus genome contains these proteins:
- the argF gene encoding ornithine carbamoyltransferase — translation MAPDLTGRHFLKELDFTAEEFRGLVELAAELKAAKKAGTEVRRLRGRNIALVFEKTSTRTRCAFEVAAADQGASTTYLDPSGSQMGHKESVKDTARVLGRMFDAIQYRGDSQAHVEELAAHAGVPVYNGLTDDWHPTQMLADVLTMTEYADKPLERVAFAYLGDAHYNMGNSYLVTGALLGMDVRIVAPRAYWPAEDVVARARKAAEVSGARVTLTEDIAEGVRGADFVATDVWVSMGEPKEVWDERIADLAPYAVTMDVLRATGNERVKFLHCLPAFHDLGTAVAREIHQRHGLTELEVTDEVFESPHSVVFDQAENRLHTIKAVLVATLAGPGPVTTTTAA, via the coding sequence ATGGCCCCCGACCTCACCGGCCGCCACTTCCTCAAGGAGCTGGACTTCACCGCCGAGGAGTTCCGCGGCCTCGTCGAGCTGGCCGCCGAGCTGAAGGCGGCCAAGAAGGCGGGCACCGAGGTGCGGCGGCTGCGCGGCCGGAACATCGCCCTCGTCTTCGAGAAGACCTCCACGCGCACCCGCTGCGCCTTCGAGGTCGCGGCCGCGGACCAGGGCGCGTCGACCACGTACCTCGACCCGTCCGGGTCCCAGATGGGGCACAAGGAGTCCGTCAAGGACACCGCCCGCGTCCTCGGCCGGATGTTCGACGCCATCCAGTACCGCGGCGACAGCCAGGCCCACGTCGAGGAGCTGGCCGCCCACGCCGGTGTGCCGGTCTACAACGGCCTGACCGACGACTGGCACCCCACCCAGATGCTCGCCGACGTGCTCACGATGACGGAGTACGCCGACAAGCCGCTGGAGCGGGTCGCCTTCGCGTACCTGGGCGACGCCCACTACAACATGGGCAACTCCTACCTCGTGACCGGCGCCCTGCTCGGCATGGACGTCCGGATCGTGGCGCCCCGCGCGTACTGGCCCGCCGAGGACGTCGTCGCGCGGGCCCGCAAGGCGGCCGAGGTCAGCGGCGCCCGCGTCACGCTCACCGAGGACATCGCCGAGGGCGTCAGGGGCGCCGACTTCGTCGCCACCGACGTGTGGGTCTCCATGGGCGAGCCCAAGGAGGTGTGGGACGAGCGGATCGCCGACCTCGCCCCGTACGCCGTGACGATGGACGTGCTGCGCGCCACCGGGAACGAGCGGGTCAAGTTCCTGCACTGCCTGCCCGCCTTCCACGACCTGGGCACGGCCGTCGCCCGGGAGATCCACCAGCGTCACGGCCTGACCGAGCTGGAGGTCACCGACGAGGTCTTCGAGTCCCCGCACTCCGTGGTCTTCGACCAGGCCGAGAACCGGCTCCACACGATCAAGGCCGTCCTGGTCGCCACGCTCGCGGGTCCGGGCCCGGTGACCACCACCACAGCGGCATAA
- a CDS encoding arginine deiminase family protein: MEGGDVLVIGNGAVLIGMSERTTPQAVEMLARGLFAAGSARTIVALDMPKRRALMHLDTVMTMVAPDTFTQYAGLGMLRSYTIEPGDAGQVLKVTDHPPEHMHRAIAAALDLSAIRVLTPVQDVHAAEREQWDDGCNVLAVEPGVVIAYERNVTTNTHLRREGIEVIEIRAANSAAAGAARAA; this comes from the coding sequence ATCGAGGGCGGCGACGTCCTGGTCATCGGCAACGGCGCCGTACTGATCGGGATGAGCGAGCGCACCACGCCCCAGGCCGTGGAGATGCTGGCCCGCGGGCTGTTCGCGGCCGGCTCGGCCCGCACGATCGTGGCCCTGGACATGCCGAAGCGGCGGGCGCTGATGCACCTGGACACGGTGATGACGATGGTGGCGCCGGACACCTTCACCCAGTACGCGGGGCTCGGCATGCTCCGCTCGTACACGATCGAACCGGGCGACGCCGGACAGGTGCTGAAGGTCACCGACCATCCGCCGGAGCACATGCACCGCGCCATAGCGGCGGCGCTGGACCTGTCGGCGATCCGGGTGCTGACGCCGGTCCAGGACGTCCACGCGGCGGAGCGCGAGCAGTGGGACGACGGCTGCAACGTGCTGGCGGTCGAGCCGGGGGTGGTCATCGCGTACGAGCGGAACGTCACCACCAACACGCACCTGCGTCGCGAGGGCATCGAGGTGATCGAGATCCGGGCAGCGAACTCGGCCGCGGCCGGGGCGGCCCGCGCTGCATGA